In a single window of the Thunnus maccoyii chromosome 7, fThuMac1.1, whole genome shotgun sequence genome:
- the c7h8orf82 gene encoding UPF0598 protein C8orf82 homolog, whose product MLNSQRLQLLPCEDLMLDSRCGTWRSLTALRCLPAGYTAFRTAATYIQGQSPEPRIREYFYYIDHQGQLFLDDTKVKNFVTCFKDKQFLVFFFSRLRLNQSGRYQEDFPFVSLCGRERNFMRCDDRPVVFTHLLQSPAGPQGIMGDQELLSYCGGAEKLTVPFRPEAIYMHPASGRVYHPCSERTGSIGLVRSALAIELSPFFVYAPEQGQSGQPTHFLWGGKQHKLTNELAGSFPIAEEGSGQEGEVG is encoded by the exons CTGGAGGAGTCTGACCGCTCTGCGCTGCCTGCCTGCCGGCTACACCGCCTTCAGGACCGCCGCTACATATATCCAGGGCCAGAGCCCCGAGCCTCGCATCCGAGAATACTTCTACTATATTGACCACCAGGGACAG CTGTTCCTGGATGACACTAAAGTGAAGAACTTTGTCACGTGCTTCAAAG ATAAGCAGTTCCTGGTCTTCTTCTTCAGTCGTCTGCGTTTAAATCAGAGCGGGCGTTACCAGGAGGACTTCCCCTTCGTGTCCCTGTGTGGCAGAGAGAGGAACTTCATGCGCTGCGATGACCGACCTGTGGTCTTCACCCACCTGCTGCAGAGCCCCGCAGGGCCGCAGGGCATCATGGGAGACCAGGAGCTGCTGTCGTACTGCGGCGGGGCGGAGAAGCTGACTGTCCCCTTCCGTCCGGAGGCGATTTACATGCATCCTGCCAGCGGACGAGTGTACCACCCCTGCTCAGAGCGCACAGGCAGCATCGGCCTGGTCCGATCGGCTCTGGCCATCGAGCTCAGCCCGTTCTTTGTTTACGCTCCGGAGCAGGGCCAATCAGGACAGCCTACACACTTCCTGTGGGGAGGGAAGCAACACAAACTGACCAATGAGCTCGCAGGAAGCTTCCCCATAGCAGAGGAGGGCAGCGGGCAGGAAGGAGAAGTCGGATAA
- the naprt gene encoding nicotinate phosphoribosyltransferase: MAAPSSNTCGLMERSIRERVPPLLTDLYQFTMAYAYWRAGRHQEPAVFELFFRDNPFGGGFSLFAGLHDCLLFLRSFRFTDEDVEFLRSVLPPTTDPAFFQFLRGLDCSGVTLRSVPEGTVVFARVPLMEVAGPLAVVQLLETSLLCLVNYASLVCSNAARFRLAAGPRRKLLEMGLRRAQGPDGGLTASRYTHIGGFDLTSNVQAGFLFGIPIAGTMAHSYVTSFTSLEEVWPQTLVAVKGEPDPVDFISLTKGWLSRVCELLGAEPGKIREGELAAFLSYAIAYPHNFLPVIDSYSVSCSGVLNFCAVALALCELGYRPVGVRLDSGDLCRQSVDVRRLFRLCSEHFSISTFDSLIIVGTNNISEQSMVELNKKENEIDVVGVGTHLVTCTKQPSLGCVYKLVEVRGRPRMKISEDPEKSTVPGRKAVYRLVDSEGHPFLDLVSLAVESPPEAGLPLSCYPLGCDNTSVSVTPAQVTCLRQEAFTKGQVTHPLCSAAETRAKVQGSLQTLNPRHKRLQEPDSYTVALSEKLHNLVTEIRKGSSNNSNFLLAN; encoded by the exons ATGGCAGCGCCGTCCAGCAACACATGCGGGCTCATGGAGCGGTCGATCCGGGAGCGGGTCCCGCCGCTGCTGACGGACCTGTACCAGTTCACCATGGCCTACGCGTACTGGCGGGCCGGACGGCACCAGGAGCCCGCCGTGTTCGAGCTCTTCTTCAGGGACAATCCGTTCGGCGGCGGCTTCTCGCTGTTCGCCGGGCTGCACGACTGTCTGCTGTTCCTGCGCAGCTTTCGCTTCACAGACGAAG ATGTGGAGTTCCTGCGCTCCGTCCTGCCCCCGACCACCGACCCGGCCTTCTTCCAGTTCCTGCGAGGCCTTGACTGCTCAGGTGTCACACTCCGCTCCGTCCCAGAAGGCACTGTTGTCTTTGCCAGG GTGCCTCTGATGGAGGTGGCAGGTCCGCTGGCTGTGGTCCAACTGCTGGAGACCAGTTTATTGTGTCTGGTTAACTACGCcag TCTGGTGTGTAGTAACGCTGCCCGCTTCCGCCTGGCGGCCGGCCCCAGGAGGAAGCTGCTGGAGATGGGCCTCAGGAGGGCTCAGGGACCAGATGGAGGGCTCACCGCCTCACGATACACACATATCGGAG GGTTTGATCTCACCAGTAATGTTCAGGCTGGTTTCCTGTTCGGGATCCCCATCGCAGGAACCATGGCACACTCATACGTCACTTCCTTTACCTCCCTAGAGGAGGTGTGGCCACAG ACTCTTGTGGCAGTGAAGGGGGAGCCTGACCCAGTCGACTTCATCTCGTTGACGAAGGGCTGGCTGAGTCGTGTCTGTGAGCTTCTGGGTGCTGAGCCGGGGAAGATCCGCGAGGGCGAGTTGGCAGCCTTCCTGTCCTACGCCATCGCCTACCCTCACAACTTCCTtcctgtgattgacagctacaGTGTCAGCTG CAGTGGTGTGTTGAACTTCTGCGCCGTGGCGTTGGCGCTGTGTGAACTGGGCTACAGGCCGGTGGGAGTTCGTCTGGACAGCGGGGACCTCTGCAGGCAGTCGGTCGACGTCCGTCGTCTCTTCAGACTCTGCAGCGAGCA TTTCTCCATCTCCACCTTCGATTCACTGATCATCGTTGGGACTAATAACATCTCAGAGCAGAGCATGGTAGAGCTCAACAAGAAG GAGAATGAGATCGACGTGGTCGGTGTTGGAACACATCTGGTCACCTGCACAAAACAACCCTCACTAGGTTGTGTGTATAAG CTGGTGGAGGTGAGGGGGAGGCCCAGGATGAAGATCAGTGAGGATCCAGAGAAGAGCACCGTCCCCGGGAGGAAAGCTGTCTACAGACTAGTAGACAGTGAGG GCCATCCTTTTCTGGACCTGGTGAGTCTGGCAGTGGAGTCTCCTCCAGAGGCAGGACTCCCACTGAGCTGCTATCCTCTGGGGTGTGATAACACCTCTGTCTCAGTCACTCCAGCTCAGGTCACCTGTCTGCGCCAGGAAGCGTTTACCAAAGGACAG GTCACACAccctctgtgcagcgctgcaGAAACTAGAGCAAAGGTCCAGGGCTCCCTGCAGACTCTGAACCCTCGACACAAGAGACTGCAGGAACCAGACTCTTACACA GTGGCGTTGTCAGAGAAACTCCACAACCTGGTCACAGAAATCCGAAAAGGCAGCTCCAACAACAGCAACTTTCTCTTAGCCAACTAA